A single region of the Nocardioides ochotonae genome encodes:
- a CDS encoding NUDIX domain-containing protein translates to MTAIPTPISDVDERWPVVRSADLHRDDWIMALRADWVDRPDSPDEEPFRRVVLEHPGAVIVLAVEEGDDGPRVLCLWQYRHAVGRRFLELPAGLCDVEGEDPLLGAQRELREETGYVADEWQHLTSAYTSPGILSEVVHIYLARGLHEVGRGDFVPHHEEADMQVVWVPAEDLVEGVLSGRVTDAPVIMATLIARGRGLLGGTSSERSVAR, encoded by the coding sequence ATGACCGCGATCCCCACCCCGATCTCCGACGTCGACGAGCGGTGGCCGGTGGTGCGCAGCGCAGACCTGCACCGCGACGACTGGATCATGGCGCTGCGCGCCGACTGGGTGGACCGCCCCGACAGCCCCGACGAGGAGCCGTTCCGGCGCGTCGTGCTCGAGCACCCGGGCGCGGTCATCGTGCTCGCGGTCGAGGAGGGTGACGACGGACCCCGGGTGCTGTGCCTGTGGCAGTACCGCCACGCGGTCGGCCGCCGCTTCCTCGAGCTGCCCGCCGGGCTGTGCGACGTGGAGGGCGAGGACCCGCTGCTGGGCGCGCAGCGCGAGCTGCGCGAGGAGACCGGGTACGTCGCCGACGAGTGGCAGCACCTCACCTCGGCGTACACCTCACCGGGGATCCTCTCCGAGGTCGTGCACATCTACCTGGCCCGCGGTCTGCACGAGGTGGGGCGCGGGGACTTCGTGCCGCACCACGAGGAGGCCGACATGCAGGTGGTGTGGGTCCCCGCCGAGGATCTCGTCGAAGGTGTGCTGTCCGGACGCGTCACCGACGCGCCGGTGATCATGGCCACCCTGATCGCCCGCGGCCGCGGGCTGCTGGGTGGCACGTCGAGCGAGAGGAGCGTGGCACGGTGA